The proteins below are encoded in one region of Brienomyrus brachyistius isolate T26 unplaced genomic scaffold, BBRACH_0.4 scaffold36, whole genome shotgun sequence:
- the LOC125722003 gene encoding uncharacterized protein LOC125722003 isoform X2, translating into MRLHLLFCTKMARIRRMEKAVCWSDDRYWATWDKWGEMIDWGDEKELCSPAESPSDQADSSTESHSRRRIAKAVSWTDDAYWAAWDKWEEIICWGDEEECSQVTPPTSQLGRDKGIDVHGLEAFVINNRTISIKPVDNHQDSLKIGAVLVDLCQFDLEYLDQSKFNFEIVQVQIGEVEVEETREKAFEKAFELEIVDVAVEVINSEFQLNAINLDIVETKVDKLLLEELIVGDLEAGNVKVSVSNGNVVKVPLRYPSPQRNRRTRQP; encoded by the coding sequence aatcagacgaatggagaaagctgtttgctggagcgatgacagatactgggcaacttgggacaagtggggagagatgattgactggggagatgagaaagagctgtgctccccagcagaatcaccttctgaccaggctgacagttccactgagtcacattcccgaaggcgaattgccaaggcagttagctggacggatgatgcttattgggcagcctgggacaagtgggaagagatcatctgctggggtgatgaagaggagtgctcccaagtaactccacccactagccagcttgggagggataaggggatagatgtacatgggttggaggcttttgtgataaataacaggacaatctccataaagcctgtagacaaccatcaagacagtctgaagataggagctgtgctggtagacctctgccagtttgatctcgaatatttagatcaaagtaaatttaattttgaaattgtgcaagtacaaattggagaagttgaagtggaggaaactagagaaaaggcttttgaaaaagcatttgaattggaaattgtggatgtggcagtagaagttataaacagtgaattccagctgaatgctataaatttggatattgttgaaactaaggtggacaaattattattggaagaactgatcgttggcgatttagaagcaggcaatgtgaaggtgtcagtgtcaaatggcaatgtggtgaaggtacccttaaggtacccttcaccacagaggaacagaaggaccaggcaaccttag